Proteins co-encoded in one Papaver somniferum cultivar HN1 chromosome 5, ASM357369v1, whole genome shotgun sequence genomic window:
- the LOC113279139 gene encoding glycine-rich protein 23-like, which translates to MKTNRKVSCFSLMIITIFVVGLFNGGEVEGGRGIPTASNTKGASTTTVKDAYQPQDNIHEQINHDSGEAGKELSKPFSSSINESSMSQAGGYFSGVNGGLYYDFGGNAGVGGGYGGADGSTAGIGGAGGSTGIGGAFGGAGGSTSVGGGYGGAGGSSTGLGGGYVGAGGSTGLGGAYGGAGGSAGIGGGYGVESGDGGSVGFFGGISGDRGYIGGGEGVQLGGGYNIGGGEGVQAGSGYNIGSGGSGYGGGQSGAVIGGSLAGSEKVPVSP; encoded by the coding sequence ATGAAGACAAACAGAAAGGTGTCATGTTTTTCTCTCATGATCATAACTATCTTTGTTGTAGGTTTGTTTAATGGTGGTGAAGTTGAAGGAGGAAGAGGAATACCAACGGCTAGCAACACCAAAGGTGCTAGTACTACCACTGTCAAAGATGCTTACCAACCTCAGGACAATATCCATGAACAAATCAACCATGATAGTGGTGAGGCTGGTAAGGAATTAAGTAAGCCATTCAGTTCATCCATTAATGAATCTAGCATGAGTCAGGCTGGAGGTTATTTTTCTGGTGTCAATGGTGGTTTGTATTATGATTTTGGTGGAAATGCTGGCGTTGGTGGAGGATACGGTGGTGCAGATGGAAGTACTGCTGGCATTGGTGGTGCAGGTGGAAGTACTGGTATTGGTGGAGCTTTTGGTGGTGCAGGTGGAAGTACTAGCGTTGGTGGAGGCTATGGTGGTGCAGGTGGAAGTAGTACTGGTCTTGGTGGAGGCTATGTTGGTGCAGGTGGAAGTACTGGCCTTGGTGGAGCCTATGGTGGTGCAGGTGGAAGTGCTGGCATTGGTGGAGGCTATGGTGTTGAAAGTGGAGATGGTGGTAGTGTCGGTTTCTTCGGCGGTATCAGTGGTGACAGAGGTTACATCGGCGGTGGTGAAGGAGTCCAACTTGGCGGCGGTTATAACATTGGCGGTGGTGAAGGAGTCCAAGCTGGCAGCGGCTACAACATCGGCAGTGGTGGCAGTGGCTATGGGGGTGGACAAAGTGGAGCTGTCATTGGTGGCTCTCTTGCAGGATCTGAAAAAGTCCCAGTTTCACCATAA